Part of the Brassica oleracea var. oleracea cultivar TO1000 chromosome C8, BOL, whole genome shotgun sequence genome is shown below.
AGAAAACCAAAGTCTAATAGGAGTAAGATGTATGCTACATCAGGTCCCCTCCCGTACGAGAGATTCGTCCACGAATCCTGAAAGCAAATCGTCGTCAGGTTCAAACTTGAAGAGATGCTTGACGTTGAAGACATCCGCTGTCTGAATATGTGGAGGAAGAAGAAGCCGGTATGCATTGGCGTTGATCTTCTCGATGATCTCCACCGGACCAATCTTCCGTGGTTTGAGCTTATTATACTGTCCCGTTGGAAAACGCTCTTTAGTCATGACTGCCCGAACGTGATCACCCACCTGAAAATGAACCTCTCGTCGCCGAGAATCCGCATCTCGCTTATACTTTAACACTGTCCCTGCGAGATTATCTTGAGCGCGTTCATGGACACTGTGAAGCTCGCGGATCAACTCCTCAGCGCGACCATGAAATTCCCCGGGTTGTGGAGTTACCATCAATCCCAACGGCCCTCGAGGGATAACACCATACACAACTTTAAACGGACTGAAGCCGAGACTTCTGTTGTGAGCGTGGTTGTGAGCGAACTCAGCCTGACACAAGACAGTATCCCACGACCGTAAATTCTCACCCACAAGACAACGTAACATGTTCCCTAAGCTTCTATTGACGACCTCAGTCTGACCATCTGTTTGAGGATGATAAGCAGAACTCATATCAAGGCTGGTTTTGAAAAACTTCCACAAGGAACGCCAGAAGTGACTAATGAAACGGGAATCCCGATCAGACACAATGGACGTAGGAAGCCCATGCAAGCGATATATCTCGCGAAAGAAGAGCTGAGCGACCTGGACTGCATCTGCAGTCTTCTTACAAGGAATAAAGTGCACCATCTTGGAAAGACGATCAACCACAGCAAAAATTGAGTCACTACCGCGTTGAGTGCGAGGTAGACCGAGAACGAAATCCATGCTGATATCGCTCTAAGGCTTTGTCGGAATGGGCAACGGGAGATATAAACCAGCATTAGACGCATGGCCCTTTCTCCGTTGACAAGTCGTGCAGCGAGCTACGAACCATTCCACATCCCTCCGTAAAGTTGGCCAGAAATAAGAATCGGTCACACGCTTAAGTGTCCGATCTCGACCAACATGGCCCTCACCATGTAACTCTTTAATGATCTGCAAACGTAAGCTACTCTCGGGGACGCACAACCAGTTGTTTTTGAAGATGAAACCCTCGACAATCGAATAGTCAGAGCGTACGTTCTGGTTAAGGTCTGTCCACACGGCTGCAAAGAAAGGATCCGTTGCATATAACTCCGCGAAGCATTCAAATCCAAGGACACTGACCCGCAGAGTTGCAACTAACGCGTGCCTGCGGCTCAGAGCATCCGCAACCTTATTTAGTTTTCCCGGCTGGTGCTTAATCACAAACGTAAATTGTTGAAGATAAGCAATCCATGAAGCATGTCGCGACGATATTTTATCCTGTGTATCCAGGTATTTCAACGCGACGTGATCGGTAAACAAAACAAACTCCTTATGAGCAAGGTAATGGCGCCAATGCTTTATTGCTTGCACGATCGCATAAAATTCCACGTCATAGGTACTGTAACGAGCTCTAGCTCCTGCCATCTTCTCACTATAATAGGCAACGGGGCGCCCCTGTTGACTTAAGACCGCGCCAACGCCTAGTTTACTAGCGTCACAATGAAGCTCAAAAGGTAGATCAAAGTTCGGAAGCACTAGTATAGGAGCAGTTGTTAACTTAGGTTTGATGAGCTCGAACGCTTGTGATGCCTCAGGTGTCCATACGAAGGTAGTGTTCTTCATGCAATCCGTTATTGGTGCCATGATTGTGCTGAAGTTATACACAAACCGCCGATAGAAAGACGCTAACCCGTGAAAGCTTCGAACGTCGGTGATAGTCGTCGGAACTGGCCCAAGAGGACACGGCAGCCACTTTCTAAGGGTCCACGCGGAGGCCTGCAGCAGACACTACGTAGCCAAGAAACAAAACTTCGGAAACGCCAAACTCACATTTGTGTTTGGCGATGTAAAGCTTTTCCCGGCGAAGGACTAGTAAGACATCCCGTAAGTGCAGCAGATGCTCGTCAAGAGAATTGCTAAATATGAGAATGTCGTCAAAATAAACCACAACAAATCTTCCAATAAATGGTTGCAGTGCTTGATTCATGATTCGCATGGATGTGCTAGGAGGATTGGATAACCCGAAAGGCATAACGAGCCATTCGAACAACCCTTCGCGCGTCTTGAAAGCTGTTTTCCATTCATCCCCTGGGCGGATTCGAATCTGATGATAGCCACTTTTCAGATCCAATTTAGTAAAAATAGTGGCTTTTCCTATCTGATCTAGCAGATCATCTAAACGAGGTATAGGAAACCGGTAACATGTTGTGATCTTATTGATTACCCGACTGTCGACGCACATACGCCACATTTTGTCCTTCTTTGGGATTAATAGTGCTGGGACGGCACAGGGGCTGAGACTTTCACGCACGTAACCTTTAAGTAATAGTTCCTCTACTTGACGTCGTAACTCTTCGTGCTCTTCGAGACTCATACGATAATGTGCCCGATTAGGTAAGACGACATTCGGGACAAGGTCAATGTGATGCTGTATGTCTCTTAGACGAGGTAATCCGGCGGGTAAATCCTCTGGAAATAGATCATGGAAGTCGGTGATGATTGTTTCAAATTCGCGCTGGACGACATTAGTCGTTGCAATTTTCGCATCGGCAGCGATCAACGCAAAAATTGGACAAGCAGCACGCAGCTCGTCCTCAAGTTGAGATTTGGAGATGATTAGGAGGTTCTGTTTTGGCGTGTTTTGTTGATTATCCTTAGTCGCGGTAATGTCAACCTCGGGTGAAGGGAGCAAAGTGATCTTGCGCCCTTGAAACATAAACGAATGTGTGTTAAGTTTGCCATTGTGGAGTACTTCCCAATCATATTGCCAAGGACGACCGAGAATGATATGAGACACATCCATCGGAGCTATATCGCAGTATAATGTTTCTTTGTAGAAGGATCCAATGGATAGGGGCACTTGAGTGCGTTTAGAAACATAGACTTCTGCTCCTGTTTGCATCCATAAGAGACGGCATGGGTGCGGGTGTGCTTCGGCTGTGAGTGCTAGCTTACGCGCGGCTTCCTCTGATACGACGTTGGCGGAGCAACCTGAGTCGATCACAAAACAACATATTTTCCCTTTCACCGTGCAAGTAGAACTGAATAGCGAAGTACGCTGCCAGGCTTCACTGGTTTTTGGAGCTAAACAGTTTCGACGGAGCATTAGAAACGTTCCGGTATCACCCGGGACTTGCTCTTCTTCGACATTCTCTATCTGTTCTTCTTCGTCATCATAAATTGGTTCTCCTATAATCTCTTTATCAGAAGCAAGTAACCCGCGACGTTCCTTAGGACATGCTGTCTGTATATGGCCACGTTCCCCACATGTAAATCACCGAAGAGCATTCGGCCGTGCCGGGCGTGCCTCTGCTGCTGTTGTGTTGGCCGGTCGATTGTTGTTGCGTGGGGTAGTAGTCTCGCGATGTGTTGCTGTCTTGGTGTCATCGTTTGTCGCTGTGGTGCGAGGACGAGAGTTGTTTGTCCATTGACTAGTGTTTGATCGTGACTGTTGTTCTATGAGGAGGGCTCTTTGACGAGCTTCGGAGACAGAACAAGGATCAAACTGGTGCAGCATGGTCTGTATCTGGGATCGTAAACCCGCAATATAACGCACCACCAATTGATCTTCCGAATCATGAATATCCACACGTGTGAGCATCAGATAAAATTCGTTAGAATAGTCTTCCACGGAGCGTGAACCTTGACGGATGTTATGGAACTTTTGGAATAATAAGCGTTCAAAATTATACGGAATAAACGTTTTCCGCATATGTTTTTTTAGCTTTTCCCAAGAAGTGATTTTCTCCTTTCCACGACGAGTTCGTGACAACGTAGTTTGGCTCCACCAAGAGGCGGTGTGCCCTCGAAAACGCGTAGTGACAAGCGGGACTCGTTTTTGTTCTGGAACGTCTTTGAACTCAATGACTTCGTCGACCGTGACAAACCAATCGAGTAGCTCCTCTGGTTTTGATCCTCCATGGAACTCAGGGATATCTATCTTTAAACCCAAATTCCAACGAAAATCATCATCGTTGCAATGTTGGCGATGGTGGTGTTGTTGACGTTGTTGGTTGTTATCGCCGAAGGGGTTATCCAAAACGTCATGCATCGTCGACTTGTTCTTCAAAGATAGGGTTGTTGTTGTGGCGTTGTTGTCGTTGAGGCTGTTGAGCGCGAGGAGCGTCGGCGTTAGCTGCGTTTGCTGCCCAGGCGGCTTGGACTCCATCCTACACTCCTTGCTGAATTGCTTCAGCCATTGTTCGTCGCATGTTATCTTGAAAGTTTTCTTGAAAATCTTCCAAGAATTGCTGCATCTGTACCCAATCATTCGATGGCGAGGGGGCATTGGACCTAAGATCGATAATCACGATTGGAATTGTAATTGAAAGGCTCTGATACCAACCTGACGGAGCGGAAGTATCCGTAGTAACCGATAATGCGAAGGTAACGTTGAATTCTGAGAATACCCGTTAGCTAAGCCTTCTTAAAGCCGTTGAATTCTCACAGAATGCCCGGAAGTAAAGGATTCAAGAGTTTGTTAACACCAAAGCTCTAGTTTATTAATCAATAATTCAAAGTTGTGTCTCTCACAAAGCCGAGAGGGCACATATATATAACGAAAATAAAATACCTAGTCGGTTAAGGAAAACTACCGACTCCTAAACGTATAAGGAAAATAGAAAACCAAACCTAACTTTAGAAAAAGGAAGTAGAAAACCAAAGTCTAATAGGAGTAAGATGTATGCTACATCAAACTTGGTGGTATCAAATCCTCCGAACCTCCTTAGAGTGGCTGGAGGACTGTGTAAGTCTTCTACTATTACTTAGATGACTTACTGATAAGTTTTCTTTGTAGACGACTTACCAATAAGTCGTCTGGTAAGTCGACTTATTGGTAAGTCGTCTGGTAAGTCGTCTGATATCTTCTGACTTGTACCCTATTTTATATGCAGCATATTGATGCTTGGATTAATGTGCTGAGGGAGAGATACGACGCTAACCCACAACATTTCAGGAGCGAGAGAATGTGCTTCCTTGATCATCTCTTTTCTCAGCTATGGAGATTCAACTACAAGGATTTTAAGGACTCGGAGCCCGATCAGGGCAATTTGACAAAGAAGTTGACACAAATAAGTTCATAACACAAATTTTCAATAAATAGACTAAACCATGGACGACTAACTGGCCGACCTTCTGGACGACTTAATTTTGGGGGACGGATATTGATGATGTCTATGCGCCAGTGAACTACAACGACACTCATTGGATTGCTATGTGGATATCGATCCCTAAGAGGCACATAGTCGCCCGGGACAGCAGACTAAACACTGGGCGACTAACTTGAAGGTCTTCTGGAAGAAAAAACTATGGACGACCTTCTGGACGACTTAATTGAAAGTTTTCTTGAAGACAAAACACTGGACGACTAACTTGAAGGTCTTCTGGAAGAAAAAACCCTGGACGACTAACTGGACGACCTTCTGGATGACTAACTGGACGACCTTCTGGACGACTNNNNNNNNNNNNNNNNNNNNNNNNNNNNNNNNNNNNNNNNNNNNNNNNNNNNNNNNNNNNNNNNNNNNNNNNNNNNNNNNNNNNNNNNNNNNNNNNNNNNNNNNNNNNNNNNNNNNNNNNNCACGTCATTTCTTACATTGTGGTTTCGTATGGTCAGTTTCCTTGCATTTTGAGCATCTATAAACCTTGTGTTGCTTCCGGGGTTTGCGTCCTCTCATCCTCGATAGCTCCAACCAAGATTGCCGGACCACTCCTTTCATAAACCTTGTCTTCCCGGACCACTCTTTTCATCCGGAGGAAAGCATGTGCGTTCCTCAACTTGTTGTCCAACACAAGGATATATATTCTCTGAGTATCCTGCAAACAGAAAATCCTTTGAGTACACTGGAGATACAAGTGTGGAGATATGCAAACCAGCAGATGTTCCAGCAGCTATAGCATGAGAGCAAAGTATTTTCTCCACTGCATAGACACCACAATCACACTTTCCATGTTCCAAATCAACCACACAGTNNNNNNNNNNNNNNNNNNNNNNNNNNNNNNNNNNNNNNNNNNNNNNNNNNNNNNNNNNNNNNNNNNNNNNNNNNNNNNNNNNNNNNNNNNNNNNNNNNNNNNNNNNNNNNNNNNNNNNNNNNNNNNNNNNNNNNNNNNNNNNNNNNNNNNNNNNNNNNNNNNNNNNNNNNNNNNNNNNNNNNNNNNNNNNNNNNNNNNNNNNNNNNNNNNNNNNNNNNNNNNNNNNNNNNNNNNNNNNNNNNNNNNNNNNNNNNNNNNNNNNNNNNNNNNNNNNNNNNNNNNNNNNNNNNNNNNNNNNNNNNNNNNNNNNNNNNNNNNNNNNNNNNNNNNNNNNNNNNNNNNNNNNNNNNNNNNNNNNNNNNNNNNNNNNNNNNNNNNNNNNNNNNNNNNNNNNNNNNNNNNNNNNNNNNNNNNNNNNNNNNNNNNNNNNNNNNNNNNNNNNNNNNNNNNNNNNNNNNNNNNNNNNNNNNNNNNNNNNNNNNNNNNNNNNNNNNNNNNNNNNNNNNNNNNNNNNNNNNNNNNNNNNNNNNNNNNNNNNNNNNNNNNNNNNNNNNNNNNNNNNNNNNNNNNNNNNNNNNNNNNNNNNNNNNNNNNNNNNNNNNNNNNNNNNNNNNNNNNNNNNNNNNNNNNNNNNNNNNNNNNNNNNNNNNNNNNNNNNNNNNNNNNNNNNNNNNNNNNNNNNNNNNNNNNNNNNNNNNNNNNNNNNNNNNNNNNNNNNNNNNNNNNNNNNNNNNNNNNNNNNNNNNNNNNNNNNNNNNNNNNNNNNNNNNNNNNNNNNNNNNNNNNNNNNNNNNNNNNNNNNNNNNNNNNNNNNNNNNNNNNNNNNNNNNNNNNNNNNNNNNNNNNNNNNNNNNNNNNNNNNNNNNNNNNNNNNNNNNNNNNNNNNNNNNNNNNNNNNNNNNNNNNNNNNNNNNNNNNNNNNNNNNNNNNNNNNNNNNNNNNNNNNNNNNNNNNNNNNNNNNNNNNNNNNNNNNNNNNNNNNNNNNNNNNNNNNNNNNNNNNNNNNNNNNNNNNNNNNNNNNNNNNNNNNNNNNNNNNNNNNNNNNNNNNNNNNNNNNNNNNNNNNNNNNNNNNNNNNNNNNNNNNNNNNNNNNNNNNNNNNNNNNNNNNNNNNNNNNNNNNNNNNNNNNNNNNNNNNNNNNNNNNNNNNNNNNNNNNNNNNNNNNNNNNNNNNNNNNNNNNNNNNNNNNNNNNNNNNNNNNNNNNNNNNNNNNNNNNNNNNNNNNNNNNNNNNNNNNNNNNNNNNNNNNNNNNNNNNNNNNNNNNNNNNNNNNNNNNNNNNNNNNNNNNNNNNNNNNNNNNNNNNNNNNNNNNNNNNNNNNNNNNNNNNNNNNNNNNNNNNNNNNNNNNNNNNNNNNNNNNNNNNNNNNNNNNNNNNNNNNNNNNNNNNNNNNNNNNNNNNNNNNNNNNNNNNNNNNNNNNNNNNNNNNNNNNNNNNNNNNNNNNNNNNNNNNNNNNNNNNNNNNNNNNNNNNNNNNNNNNNNNNNNNNNNNNNNNNNNNNNNNNNNNNNNNNNNNNNNNNNNNNNNNNNNNNNNNNNNNNNNNNNNNNNNNNNNNNNNNNNNNNNNNNNNNNNNNNNNNNNNNNNNNNNNNNNNNNNNNNNNNNNNNNNNNNNNNNNNNNNNNNNNNNNNNNNNNNNNNNNNNNNNNNNNNNNNNNNNNNNNAACTCTGAAACCGTTTCCACCTTGCTACGGCTTGATACACAAAGCCGTACTCCATGCGTTTTGGTTATCTCGAGCAAGTTTCGAACTTGTCTATCACTTGTAACATGAATAGGAGGGGTGTCTGGAGCCTGCATCATTTCTGCTGGTAATGAATAGGTTATCTCCACAGATTCTGTGCTCATGTCCAAGTTATAATCATCTTGAGCCATTGCAAGAAGTTCAGCATGTGTCGAACCTTCCCCCAAAAAATGATTCTCGCTCCTTTGACATTATCAACCACAAAATCCCAACGGCAATCTTTCAACAACCATTCTCCATACACTGCTTGTAACTGACGCATCATCGACAAAATTTCAAAATAAAACACATTAGTAAACAGAGACTATCACCAGAGGCTGCTCATCAGATACACAACTAGCCAATTTTGTGAAAAACTATTCCCAAGAAGGTTCATCTCCAGCATCTATGATCCCAAAAGCCAATGGAAATATCTAAAAATTCCCATCTTGTGCGGACGACTTACAAGTAAGTCGTCCAGCTTTGTTTGTTAAAAAAAAACACTACACGACTTACTTTTCAGATATTTGACTTTTCCTGGACGACTTGTGTGAAATATATACTTAAATCTATTGATAGAATCAAGTTCTATAGCCGTGATTGAATCGGGATTTGCTAAGGAGATTTGCTCGAGATATGATGGCAGACATGAATACCCGTCTTCTGCTGATCCTCTCACCAATGTTTGTGCATATAAAAGTGCTCTGTATGAAGTGGTGTAATCAAGCGTCATACCAAACATGTTCTTCATTGCATCAGTGATATGCGGCGGATTCAACCCATCAATGATTCCAACACGATCAATGAAAAGCCTACCAACATACTTCGGAGTACAGTGTCTCCGCTGAGCGAGTCGGTCTCCCACTGAGCATGTATGTTTTTCCACATACTTTGTTACCCAAAACGTGTTTGTCCCATGTTTCACACTCGCTCTGACCTTCCATTGACAACCACTAACCGGACATGTTGTCACACGGAGAGTTTTCGTTGACTTGTATATTATGAAGGAGAACTTACGCCTCACCGCTGTCAACCGCAACTCTGAAACCAATGCATCCTTACTAGCAAAACTCTGGTTGACATAGATCCTGCTACAATACGATCTTCCTCCTTCACTACCATATGTCCCTTTGAAATCTTCAAAACACATATCATCATCTTCCTCATCCTCATCTTCAACATTTCCATAAACACTGTAATCCTCACCATCCTCGTCCGCTTCAGCAACAATAGAGATACCAGCATCCTCCTCCCCATCGTCCTCATCCCCATCGTCCTCCTCCCCGTCATGATTTTCATCTTCAACCAAATCATCATCATCATCATCAAAACATTCATCAGCTTCATCATCTTCTTCCCTGAACTCTGAAACCNNNNNNNNNNNNNNNNNNNNNNNNNNNNNNNNNNNNNNNNNNNNNNNNNNNNNNNNNNNNNNNNNNNNNNNNNNNNNNNNNNNNNNNNNNNNNNNNNNNNNNNNNNNNNNNNNNNNNNNNNNNNNNNNNNNNNNNNNNNNNNNNNNNNNNNNNNNNNNNNNNNNNNNNNNNNNNNNNNNNNNNNNNNNNNNNNNNNNNNNNNNNNNNNNNNNNNNNNNNNNNNNNNNNNNNNNNNNNNNNNNNNNNNNNNNNNNNNNNNNNNNNNNNNNNNNNNNNNNNNNNNNNNNNNNNNNNNNNNNNNNNNNNNNNNNNNNNNNNNNNNNNNNNNNNNNNNNNNNNNNNNNNNNNNNNNNNNNNNNNNNNNNNNNNNNNNNNNNNNNNNNNNNNNNNNNNNNNNNNNNNNNNNNNNNNNNNNNNNNNNNNNNNNNNNNNNNNNNNNNNNNNNNNNNNNNNNNNNNNNNNNNNNNNNNNNNNNNNNNNNNNNNNNNNNNNNNNNNNNNNNNNNNNNNNNNNNNNNNNNTGTTACATTTAATCTCTAATCTTATCATTTAAATTTTGGGCCTACCAGAAATTTTTATTGGGCTATCAATAATTGGATTTAAACAATAGTTGATTCATTGAATTTATAGATAGTATAAATTAAATAGATATAATTTAATGTTGTAATATTATACCATAATTTAATGTTGTAATACTATACCTCCATATGTTAATTATTTAAATATTTGTCGATGTTAACTTTTAAAATTATAAAGATTTTTTTTAAATAACAAAAATCATATTATCTAACAATGATTAATCTTTACTACCTTAAACCAATGAAAATAAAGTTTAAACTATATAGTTTATTTTAAAAATTAAGCAAAAACTAAATGTTTAATTATTTACTCGATAATATAAATCTATGAAGCTAAAAGTTTATTTTTTTAAAAACTTTCTAAATTTGTGAAATGTTACAATATCTTTGAATATGACAATAAAACAATATTTTACTAATCTTTATATATATAGTTACGATTTGAATAATGAAATAATAATATGAAAATATATATATAGAAGAATATACAAATACATGTGAAAGTTTGAAACAATCTATTCAATGGAAAAAATATACCGTAAACTTATTATGTTTTAAAAATTGATATACACATATATATTATAATATATACCAATTTATAATTGAAAACAAAATGTTTATATAAAAATAAATGAAAATAAAAATCTGCACGGTTGCGTGGATCGAGATCTAGTTAGAATAAAGTGGAATGATATTAATATAAGTTAATCAAAGTAAAATGATAATAATGAAAATATTTAAAAAGAAAAAAAACTTGATTGATTTTAACATGTTTAGTTTAGCAAGCAAATGTTGACCAGGGAATCTGCATCTTTGGTTTTCGACTTTCCCACCTTTAGGCGTGTAAAGGAAAATAATTGTGACTACAGAGACCCACTGGTATATTCTTTTTAATACTTTTTTGAGTTTTAGTTCACATGAGACATTGGAAAAAAATCAATTGGTGATGGGGCTTTAGCGAAAAGCATCTACATTATATTTTTTTCACATGAAATGACTATTCCATTAGTCAAAGTAGATGTAATCTATAAACCCATACCAAAATAGAATAATTAATAAACTATATATTTCTATAAAAATATCTTGGGTCTTAGCTAATGAATATGCTGAATTATATTGTCCCAGAACAAGGTAATCAATCGTGAAATCTTGAAACCATTTTTTTAGAATTGCTAATTCATTCAGTTTAGTTGAGAAGTTTAGCCATGCCATTGGTTCTTCAATCATCAATATCAAATTTTTACAATTCGTTTCAATGTACTAACATATTGAATATTTATAAGATATTTTCCATTGCCCATAAAAATGCTTCCAGCTCCATATGTAGAGAAGACACTCGCCTCCTTTGATTATTTGTGCCCAAAAGCTGAGTGTTTTCCAATGAGTCTTTTAAACCCAATCACAACCATCGTACTTTCTTTTTGAGTCCATAACTCATCCACCATACATATGCACTAAAAGCTTACAGCTTGAGTAGCTATTGGATGATGTTTTGATTGTATTTCCGCAATGGATGTTGCATTCACTTCAAATAAGGCTTGACATCAACCTAGGCATGTCTAGACAACTCTAAGGGATCCCTGCTGATTACACTAAATCGTTTATCACTTCAAGCTTTCAAGAGATGCCAGATTATCTATGGATAAGGATCTCTGCTTAATTCTAAATCTTCAATATCGTGTCTTCGTAGGTAGTCCAAGTTGGTATAAACATTTGATTTTCATGATTAAGAAGACCACCAAGTGCTTCCATGCATATATTAAAGATGAAAGGAGACAACATATCTCCTTGACGTATTCCCCTCTTACGGACAATATCACCTCTGGGCTGACCATTTAAAAGAACCTTACATTTAACATATATATGCATCACATATCCAGTCAATCTAGGTTGCCAAAAAAACTCATCTTCTGCATAACAGCTTTGATCCATTCCTTTCATAATTAGCTTTACTTATGTCTGATGGTCATTTTCTTGTTTCTTCCTCATTGATTTGATCTAAGTGCATAAAACATATCATGTGTAATCAATATATTGTATGTGATTGATCTTCTAGCAAAAAAGGATGAATGGATTTTTGATATACGATCACGTAATACTTTCCTTTATATTTGACATAAGACTTAGGATACAATCTTGTAACTAACATTTCACAAGTTGATTCGACGAAATTATGCCATGTAAGTAGACTTGTCTTTCTTTGAGATGAGACAAATTTTTGTATCATTCAACCCTTGAACCATGATAACCTCAAAAAGGAAATTGTTGACCATGTACCAGAGATTCCTAGAGGCATACCATCAGAAAAAATTCTACGAGTTAAATATACCATAACTTCTGACAAAAAAAAAGAGATGTCATCCCAGCTGGTCCATCGGCCTTTTCAAGATGCATCGCAAACAGAGCAATTTTGACTTCCCATTCGGTAACCGGGGATGTAAGATCCTCGTTAATCGTAGTTGTGATAGTTGAGGAAAATTTTTCTAATGCTTCATCAATCTCTTTTAGATCTCAGTAATCAAAACTATTTATGAAATAACTAGTTGCAATGGCTACCAATCCCTCTTTTGTCTCAACATATTACGTGAATCATCCATCAAGTGTGTTTCGTGCCCGTCTTTGTTAAGTAATTACATGGAAAAACTTTGACTTTATGTTTCTTTCTCGTAGCCAAAGCACTCTACTATTTTGCTTCCAAAATATTTCTTCCACCT
Proteins encoded:
- the LOC106308675 gene encoding uncharacterized protein LOC106308675, which translates into the protein MPPRHRMIGYRCSNSWKIFKKTFKITCDEQWLKQFSKECRMESKPPGQQTQLTPTLLALNSLNDNNATTTTLSLKNKSTMHDVLDNPFGDNNQQRQQHHHRQHCNDDDFRWNLGLKIDIPEFHGGSKPEELLDWFVTVDEVIEFKDVPEQKRVPLVTTRFRGHTASWWSQTTLSRTRRGKEKITSWEKLKKHMRKTFIPYNFERLLFQKFHNIRQGSRSVEDYSNEFYLMLTRVDIHDSEDQLVVRYIAGLRSQIQTMLHQFDPCSVSEARQRALLIEQQSRSNTSQWTNNSRPRTTATNDDTKTATHRETTTPRNNNRPANTTAAETACPKERRGLLASDKEIIGEPIYDDEEEQIENVEEEQVPGDTGTFLMLRRNCLAPKTSEAWQRTSLFSSTCTVKGKICCFVIDSGCSANVVSEEAARKLALTAEAHPHPCRLLWMQTGAEVYVSKRTQVPLSIGSFYKETLYCDIAPMDVSHIILGRPWQYDWEVLHNGKLNTHSFMFQGRKITLLPSPEVDITATKDNQQNTPKQNLLIISKSQLEDELRAACPIFALIAADAKIATTNVVQREFETIITDFHDLFPEDLPAGLPRLRDIQHHIDLVPNVVLPNRAHYRMSLEEHEELRRQVEELLLKGYVRESLSPCAVPALLIPKKDKMWRMCVDSRVINKITTCYRFPIPRLDDLLDQIGKATIFTKLDLKSGYHQIRIRPGDEWKTAFKTREGLFEWLVMPFGLSNPPSTSMRIMNQALQPFIGRFVVVYFDDILIFSNSLDEHLLHLRDVLLVLRREKLYIAKHKCEFGVSEVLFLGYVVSAAGLRVDP